Genomic segment of Leishmania panamensis strain MHOM/PA/94/PSC-1 chromosome 20 sequence:
TGTCTGATATACCACGCGAGACTCGCAGATCGCTCGAGGTTCCATGCACACCTTGTTTCACGCTATGGTCATGCACGCAGTGATATGATTGCCCACATTCCACGCGCGCTGCCTGGGCTTCCCTCGTTGAGTACGTATGGCTGCCCTCCTGTGTCCTCTTGGAGCAATACGCTGAACTCTTTGTGCGCCGGCACATGCCTATGCCCGGGGTCTTTCCGCTTGTTACACTCACGCCTGTTAAGGGGGTGCGAATCTAAGCGAAGGCCGAATGGCCCCGCTGCCACAAACGCATAGCGGAGGCCCCTGACTCGCTGGGCGTGCGGTCACGCCCTCCAGACACACTCCGTGACATGGACGGAAACGGAAGGTGAAGACAACGAGTCTTCCTCCCCTCAGCAACAACACAGCCCTGACGCCCTGGCCTAGTGGTACACAGATGTGGATACTGTGCTCGTGCGCTGTATAGCCCAACTGGCATGGTGTATCGCATCCGAGAAGAACATCCTGATCTGAGAAAAGCACGCGTGATAGGCAAAAAAGACGTGAAGGGGTGCATAGCAATCAACGCCGGAGTCCACGTGTGTGAAGTAGGTGGTACGGTACTTTCAGCATCCGATAGAGTGGGCTGATGGAGCACCGATGTCGAATGCACGACGAAGACACCCTGGGTTGCATCATAGAGTTCTCCAGGCTCCCATCTGACGAGTCTCTACACCACATCATCGAATACCACGGCTTGAGGCAACTGAAGGCGAAGTACGACATACAAGCGAAACAGAGGGTCTCAGAGAGCCCTGACCTAAGGCTGGCCGGCTTCTTTCGTTCTCTCATCCGGCATGCACCTAGACTACCTCCTGTTACCCACACGATagacgccaccgcctccgccctcgTCCAGGACCCTGTAAGCGACCCGCTTTGGACCAAGACGTGCAGCTCATCTGGGTCCGCCTGGCGCCGGTCGTCCAACACGTACCCGAGAGACGGGCGAAGAAGGACGAGAAGGGCCGTTAGACGCATGGCCCGATTCGACAGCAGGAGGGTTCATCTTAGACGACCAGGACGCAGTTGCAGTGCAACAGAAGTATGGATGGGCTGTTGTTGTATGCGTACATTTGCTGGCTGATTTGTAGTATGACACGTTAGGAGAACAACTTTAattctttcgcttcttctctctctctctctctcgcttgttcCGTGTGTGGAGCTTTTTCCCGAGGACGGATGACAATGAACAGCCGAGCGCACCATTGGCGGCTCGGATTATGCCTGCGTTTTTGTTCTCGTTTGGCGGTGAAGAATGGCCTACAGGCCACCTACGCAGTCGTGGGGCACTCGACCTAGTCATTGTTTTCCTTGcagtgctttttttttttcttttgcttgctCCTAATGACAGCCGAATTCCTGACCTTTCCATTGCCTCGTTCTTCACCCACCATATGTGGCGTCGCCATTCTTCTGCATGGGGCTCGCATCATCGTCTACCTTTCGAGTTTCTCCGAGAAGTTGTTatgagtgtgtgcgcgcgcgcgtgtgtgtgtgcgtgtgtaacGAGGCATGCTTTATCACTGCTCAGTTTGGTGGGAATCATTCGCGTCACGACATGCAtcgaaacgaaaaaaaaaggccacTACAATGCCGGCAAAGTCCGACTCGAGGGCGGTTATCGCCTATTGCCTGCGCGCGCCACCATGTGAAGGGGCGTGCGGTCAACGCCGAGGCTCATTTGGACGTTGGAGGGCTTGTGGTCGGCTGCCACTGGTGCACACCCCAGCCCTGTACGTGGCCCCTAGTGAGGCGTACTCTCACTTCAGTTGTCGATCGCTGATCGCCCACTCGTTCTGTTTAACACCTACCTCTTCTACCCATTTCGCTCCATCcccgttctctctccactgGGGGGGGGCACCTTCACTGCCTCCCGCATCTCAACTCTGACTGCATTGTTCGTCACAcgccgcacctgcgcacgTTATTGCCGACATGGCAAACACGCTGATAAGAATCACACGCTTCTGCTCTCTGCCCTGTTGcacacgctctctttctctctctactccGCAATTTTTTTGTCTCCTTGCCCTCCCTGTTTCTTGTCATACTCGTCTCACTGGTAGAAcctcttgtctctctttctcactcaCACTTGATTACCATGTTTTCTATGACCAAGTTCATCCTGGCGACCGCGATCACTGTGGCCGCGGTGGCCTTTCCTGGGGCTGCGATAGAGTTCGCTATGGCTGAAACGACAACAATGACCGCCGCACCTGTCCCTGTCAACCTCAGTCTGAACATCGTCACTACGGTGCTGGTCCTCGGCGTGTCGATAGCGGTGGCGCTGATCTACGCTTTGTGGAAGGTCCTCCCAAAGATCCGCAGTGGAGAGCTCTCGTTCTCGAAGATCGATTTTGACTGGCGTGCGGAGTTGCTGAACCAGACGCccaagaaggagaaggcccGCTTTGCTGCTGAGAAGGCTCGCCGCGCGGCTGAGATGGCGCAtcgtgaggaggagatggcagCCAACCGCTACTGTGACACggacgagagagaagtgccTTACGGCAGCACACAGCCGCGAGTGGAGCTGGGCGAGGTCGATACACTGGTAGCCAGGTCACACCACGAGGGTCGAAAGCACGGCGAGAACGATGAGAGCGTTGCGGTGACGGTGCCCCGCGagtaggagaggggggaggtaaAAAGTACCTTCCGCTAAGAAATAAACTTGCGTAGCGCATTGGAGTGGAGCAAAGGACGGCAGGGATATGAAGTGAATGgggtggaagagagcgaaagtgGGATGGGGACGGCGTGACCCCTTCATTGTGCGGCCTTGTGCCCGACTTGTGTGCAAATAGTATAACGCCGCTCTTTGTTTGTTGCCCCCGCATTGTCTGTTTCTTGAAGCGGCGATGGATCGAAACCAAGCTAAGACAGGGCATCACGTACGACTCGGCTCGTCACTACCGACTTGTTCCACCTCGGTGTGGATGCTTCTCTGGGTGCCTACGATGCGTGCGTGGTCTGTTCTTGCTCCGACTCCACGTTCATGTGATTTTGTCAGTTTGTCTTTtcgcttcccccctttccccccgTCCAATTTTGTTCTCTGCGTATGTGTCTGCGTGCGAGTCTCTGACTGTAACCGTATTttgttcgcctctctcttcctccctttgtTTCCGATGTCGATGTatctttcctcccctccttttgtTTCATTTTATTATGTTCCGCTCATTTTTCATCGAATAGAAATATGCGTCGAGCCGTTTCACCTCGTGCAcgccacacccacacgcaagAAAAGGGCCTCGTCATGACTCGTGACGGCCatctgctctctttttttttctgtttttgtttcgtttttttttttgtcggccgttttgttttgctcttTTCGCCCTTTTAGGAATCTCATCCTTTGCACGCGTTGAATTATGTAACGGGGCGTAGTGGTGAGGGCTATGTTGACAGTGATTGTGGGGACAAAAGGTGTGtggagggtgtgtgcgtgtgtgtgtgtgtgggggggggagagcgcCATAGCTTCGTCTTCCCCGCTTGCTTCAtcgcctttcttttcacGTGTCTTTGCCCGTCTCACCGTTCATGGTGGGGGCTTCATGATGGTGATAAAGAGAAacgcaagagaaagaggagaaaagagcTGAGCCACAGAGGTTGCACTgtcggcgtgtgcgtgagtctctctgtgggtgttgGCGTATGAAAGTGCAACCCTGATTCCACTCGacccttttttcctctgaTTTTGTGTATCGTGCGCAGTGGTTCACgtctctcatctctctctcttgtacATACTTCAACACTtgcgctcttctctgccttcctcacccttcccccctcacgTTCAAGCCCAGTAGGCACTTCCTCCCGAGCACTTCTTCGTGGGTATGTCTGTGCGTGACTGGCCTCTCATCTTACTCTTGTATTctaaagagaagaaaagaaaacacgaaCCAAAAGTGATGTGGTGACTTTCTAAGCCATCCCCTCGTTCTGTTTTCCCtgttgccctctctctctaactTTAGCCCCATGCACATGTGCAtgcgcgtacacacacacacacaaaattTCGCATGTGTGTCTGGCTAAGTTTTTTTCCCTGTTCAGTTACTTCGCAAGTTTCTCGATTGTAATTCTCTTCTTATGAAAGTTCTTCTCCACTTTTTTGTTTTGGTTTCTGACTTTTTTTGTCATTTTGGTCCACTCCTTCGTTGATTGTTTCATCCTTTTCATTGACGTGGCTGGTCTACGTGTGTTGCTCGCTTCATTTTCGTATCTTCTGTTCTTTCTCTGAATGTGCACGTGCGTTTGCAGTGTTCCCGTAACtaacaaacaaaaagggagagaagctcATGACACGCAGAAGGGGCACGattccttcctcttccccctaCTCCTCTGTCCCGCTTGTTCACACAATACTGTTCACCACTCCCGTCGCGAAATGGCGGTGGTGTCAACCCAGACATCGATCGATGACaactgtgtgggtgtctgcagctctgcgtctgtgtgtatgtgtgtgtgcccctctACTGCCGTCTGGattttccttttcctgtgTGCGTCTTGCTTCTCAGCAcaccctccttccccccccctcccgcatGGTTTCTTTGCGAGGGTTGACATCAGAGTGTGATACTTAGCTTCCCACCGCCTCTCCACCTTTCCTGGTCGTGCGCTTCTCTACtgcttttccccctttccactGACTTTTGCttgtacccccccccccactctccgCACTCTCATCAGTCGAAAAGCATCATAAGCTTCTCTTTTGGCTGTCTCTGTTTGGGGAGGTGGGCAGAGCGGCGGTGTGGAAGGAGATGTTGAAGCGATACACAGCGAGAACAGGCCAGCTTGTTTGAGCTTTGCTTTGTTCATAGCTATTACTGTAGGCTTGCGTGCTGGTCTTGTTCTGCGCATGCTTGAACTTGCTTACTTCTGCGCGGATGCTTGTTTGTCAGCAGGGGCGGAGAGGGTAGCAGCAACTCGAAAGTCAAGGAGCGAAAGATGCGAAAGAGTTTCTGCAGCTGAATTCGAAGGCAAAAATGACTAATACTtagttctctctctgccctttTCTCGCAGCTCTTTTCAGTTTCACATCATTATGGAGCTCCAGCGTTTCTTGTTTCCCTGTTTCACTCCTGTCAGTGTGGGCCTCTGTGTGTAATGGGTGTGTTTGCGAGCCGAGTTCCACTCGCTTTGTATTCTTCTCTTTGGTTCCCTTGCTTTCTCGACTCTTTTGCTTGATGCTCGTCTGACATGCTCTCGCGTGGACACAAAAAGCACAGCACGAGGAGAGAATAGCGtagacgaagaggaaagaaagcgagaaaaTGGGTGAGCAATTCATTTTCACCGGGAAAGACTAACACGTGGTGATGACAGCCAGTTCAGCTTGCTCCTGCTCGCTTGCATCCCCTtactgcgtgtgtggtcatctctgtgttttttttttgccctttCTGCCGGCTACTGTGCTCACTTGTGAGACACACTTCGCCATTCTTTGGTGGGCAGCGCAGTACACACCCACGTACACCGACGATCCACAGATCTACAGCAGGACAGCTTTCCACAGGGGCTCGCATAAACGTCAGTTGCCGGTCTCGACATGCTGTTGTACGAAAGTCTCAGCACGCTGTCGACAACAACAGCGGTGAAGGCGACGCAACTCGGGTCTCTTGGCATCGTCTGTTCATCTTCCTCTGGAAATACGGAAAGCcaagcggagagggagaaagaagcagGTGGTTGTGTTCGTGAACCAGCGAGAGGTGGTtacccttttttttgtttcgaGCTGTACAAAGCAAATCCAatatttcttctctctcactttaCCTTTGTAGCTGCGTTGGCGCGCCATTTGAAAGCGTTGATTTGACCACTttattttttctcttcttttttttttctctctctcttgttcgcTTCATTTTGCCTTTACCGTTTCGATTTTAAGTTTTCTCGCATTTGTGCCCGTGTCTGTGTATAATTCGCTAAGAGAAAGGTAGAAGACGCAGAGGCGTCACCTCTCTTGTGTCTCACATGACAAGATAGACGAAAACAAAGCACGAGCAAAACATCACATCAGGAGCCAAACGATGCACAGCCACACGCAAGCGTTTGGGACAATAAACAGCACAACAGAGGCGCGACAAACGTTGTGTTCTCATGAAATACGACCCGCCTCAACAACGGTCACTGTGGTGGTCTCTGAGTAACTGAGCAGCTCTCTTGAGTATTCTCTGCAGTAGACTAGCGCGGCTGCACCTAGGGGATGCATTTCCACTGCTGACATAACCCGTCTACGAGTTGCTCtactccccccttctctcctttcttccgtAACCACCGCACATACCTTCTCACTCTAcgtcctctccccttctctctccacctgcaGATAGCTCTTTATTCTCTCGCTTCCCAAAGCCATCTCACGCCTCTCTAAAAAACTCAAGCCTCCTCTACAAGTCGTCGGAGCTACTCAAGGAg
This window contains:
- a CDS encoding hypothetical protein (TriTrypDB/GeneDB-style sysID: LpmP.20.3350) — encoded protein: MFSMTKFILATAITVAAVAFPGAAIEFAMAETTTMTAAPVPVNLSLNIVTTVLVLGVSIAVALIYALWKVLPKIRSGELSFSKIDFDWRAELLNQTPKKEKARFAAEKARRAAEMAHREEEMAANRYCDTDEREVPYGSTQPRVELGEVDTLVARSHHEGRKHGENDESVAVTVPRE